In the Sandaracinaceae bacterium genome, TGGCCGTGCCCTTCACCGGCTTCGAGGGCCGCTACGTGCCCATGGGCCCCGAGGCGGCGCGCTACTTCGCGGGCGAGCGCAGTGTGCGTCTCGAGCGCCTCATGGATGCTCGGCGCGCGCGTGAGGCCGACACCATCTCCCGCCTGGCGGTGGAGCTGGGCGTGCTGCGCTTCTTCGAGTGGGGCGACGCGGAGCGCGCCATCCTGGCGCTGGACGAAGAGTCCGAGGGCGCGCATGTGGACGCGCTGGCCGCGGGTCGCGAGCTGATCCGCGCGCTGGCCGAGGCACCCGGTGGGCGTGCAGCCCAGGACGAAACGGAGTAGACCCGGGCGTGGCCAAGAAGCGTGTCGAAAAGGGCGTCAGCGGCATGGAGTTGCTGGTCTGCCGCAACCCCAAGGCGGCGCAGACCTACGAGATCGAGGAGAAGCTCGAGGTCGGGATGATCCTGGTGGGCAGCGAGGTGAAGAGCCTGCGCAACCGCAAGGCCGACCTCGACGGCGCCTACGCGGTGATCGAGAACGACGAGCTGTTCCTGCACAAGATGCACATCGCTCCCTATGAGCAGAGCGGCTACTCGGGACACGCCACCAAGCGCGTTCGCAAGCTGCTGGCGCACCACGCCGAGATCGAGAAGTGGCGCGGCAAGCTCACCACCAAGGGCTACACGCTGGTCCCCCTGCAGGTGTACTTCAAGGGAGGCGTGGCCAAGTGCCAGCTGGGCCTGGGGCGCGGCAAGAAGAAGGGCGACGAGCGCGAGGCGCTCAAGGCCAAGGCGGAGCTCAGCGAGGCCCGCGACGCCGCGAGGCGCCGATGAGCGCGTTCCCCATCCCGCTGACCTTGCGTGGTGGCGAAGAGGGCGTGCTGGAGGGCTGGGACGGTGCATTCCTGCTGGTGCGTGTGCCCATGCCTTTTGCGCCGGGCACGCCTGTGCGCGTCTTGATCTCGCTGCCCACCCCGCTGCCGTTCGAGGGCAAGTCGCTGGGCAGCAAGCTGGGGGACGACGGCCTGTTCACCATGCGCCTGCGGCCCGTCACGCTGCCCAAGACCACACGCGTGGCGCTCGATGCGCTGCGCGACGCCTGAGGCTCAGCGAGGCTGAACCCCTAGTGCCCTCCGGGGAGGGCGCCGGTCAGAGATCGAAGCCGCTCAGGACCTCGCGCTTCACGGCCTCGAAGTCGTTCGGCAGGTCGATGGGCGTGTTGGGGTGCTTGCTGGTCACGCCCTCGATGCGCCCCTCGTGGTAACGAATCTTGAACTGCGTGAACTTGAGCCCGTTGGCGGTGGAGACCACCACGATGCGCTGGCCCGGCTGGATGTTGCCCGCCGCGACCTGCTTCTCGAGGGCAGCGAGCGCCACGCCCGTGTGTGGGCAGGTGTAGAGGCCGCTGCGGTCGGCCGCAGCCGAGGCCTCAGCCAGCTCGGCCTCGGACGCCTGCTCCACGATGCCGTCGAACTTCTTCAAGGTGCGGATGGCGCGCCGCACGCTGACCGGGTTGCCGATGCGGATGGCGCTGGCCTCGGTGGCGCCGGCGGTGATGGCCTCGAAGTTCTCGTAGCCCGCCTTGTAGGCGCGGTAGAGCGGGTTGGCCTGCTCCGCCTGCGCAAGCATGAGGCGCGGGCGACGCTTGACGAGGCCCAACTCGAACAGCATGTCGAAGCCGGCGCCGAGCGCGGCCACGTTGCCCAGGTTGCCGCCGGGGATGATGACCCAGTCCGGCAGGTCCCAGTCGAACTGCTGGGCGATCTCGATGGCGACCGTCTTCTGGCCCTCGAGCCGCAGCGAGTTCATGGAGTTGGCGAGGTACACACCTTCTTCGAGGGCGAGCTTCTGCACGATGGCCA is a window encoding:
- the thrC gene encoding threonine synthase: MSYSASFRCTAGCPGSWPLDTVIYQCPACGELLEVAHDMAALKEKTADEWKGIFDKRWMTRQWPYGSGVWGKKEWVQPHVRPENVVSTAEGGSNLFWAERYGKSLGLDELWIKNCGNSHTGSFKDLGMTVLVSTVKQMIADGKPIKAIACASTGDTSAALAAYCASAGIPSVVLLPKGKISTAQLVQPLANGAKVCALDTDFDGCMAIVQKLALEEGVYLANSMNSLRLEGQKTVAIEIAQQFDWDLPDWVIIPGGNLGNVAALGAGFDMLFELGLVKRRPRLMLAQAEQANPLYRAYKAGYENFEAITAGATEASAIRIGNPVSVRRAIRTLKKFDGIVEQASEAELAEASAAADRSGLYTCPHTGVALAALEKQVAAGNIQPGQRIVVVSTANGLKFTQFKIRYHEGRIEGVTSKHPNTPIDLPNDFEAVKREVLSGFDL
- the smpB gene encoding SsrA-binding protein SmpB, translated to MELLVCRNPKAAQTYEIEEKLEVGMILVGSEVKSLRNRKADLDGAYAVIENDELFLHKMHIAPYEQSGYSGHATKRVRKLLAHHAEIEKWRGKLTTKGYTLVPLQVYFKGGVAKCQLGLGRGKKKGDEREALKAKAELSEARDAARRR